From a single Methylosinus sp. H3A genomic region:
- a CDS encoding TolC family outer membrane protein, with the protein MLGAALIASLEGRETRAETMESALAKAYVGNPDLNQQRANVWVRDEDVAKAAGGMRPKINASVNGGPQFNRLRQPAGRNSSNERLYSIEQTIGEPRAAAFALSQPLFDGWRTDNSIRQAESGVFAARATLRLTEQTTLQNAATAYMNVLRDTAVLGLRKNNIAVLKEQLRVTRHRQELGELSPTDVAQAQAALAHAEMELNSAQAALEASTANFRQVIGVEPQHLEPAPTIEHLLPKSSSEAIALALAEHPSVSAAQHQVDAAESAVKVGEGALLPTVSANLQVNQQYESFFGIPGTRQFTAQVSGALNVPIYQGGVEYASIRQAKAQLRQARFNADLQRDAARAAVVSSFSQLKTAIGSIAAGRVAAKAAEVALKGVRDEAQLGQRTTLDVLNAQQALLNARVDLVTAQRDRIVAAYAALAALGRLSAERLRLETTIYDPAPHLEESRGKWFGLDGPGEK; encoded by the coding sequence TTGCTCGGAGCGGCTCTGATCGCCTCGCTCGAAGGCCGTGAGACGCGGGCGGAGACTATGGAATCGGCGCTGGCCAAGGCCTATGTCGGCAATCCCGATCTCAACCAGCAGCGGGCCAATGTGTGGGTGCGCGACGAGGATGTCGCCAAAGCGGCGGGAGGCATGCGGCCGAAGATCAACGCCTCCGTCAATGGAGGCCCGCAATTCAATCGGCTGCGTCAGCCGGCCGGCCGGAACAGTTCCAATGAACGGCTCTACAGCATAGAGCAGACGATCGGCGAGCCGCGCGCCGCCGCCTTCGCGCTGTCGCAGCCGCTTTTCGATGGATGGCGCACGGATAATTCCATACGTCAGGCCGAGTCGGGCGTTTTCGCCGCGCGAGCGACCCTGCGCCTCACAGAACAGACGACGCTCCAGAACGCCGCGACCGCCTATATGAACGTGTTGCGCGACACGGCCGTTCTCGGCCTGCGCAAGAACAATATCGCCGTTTTGAAAGAGCAATTGCGGGTGACGCGGCATCGGCAGGAGCTCGGCGAGCTGAGCCCGACCGATGTGGCGCAGGCGCAGGCCGCGCTCGCCCATGCGGAGATGGAGCTGAATTCCGCTCAGGCGGCGCTCGAGGCCAGCACCGCCAATTTCCGTCAAGTGATCGGAGTGGAGCCGCAGCATTTGGAGCCTGCGCCTACGATCGAGCATTTGTTGCCGAAATCCTCGAGCGAGGCGATCGCCCTCGCGCTCGCCGAGCATCCGAGCGTCTCCGCGGCGCAGCATCAGGTCGACGCCGCCGAGTCGGCGGTGAAAGTCGGCGAAGGAGCCCTCCTCCCGACCGTCTCGGCGAATTTGCAGGTCAATCAGCAATATGAATCCTTCTTCGGCATCCCGGGCACGCGCCAGTTCACAGCGCAGGTGAGCGGCGCGCTGAACGTGCCGATCTATCAAGGCGGGGTCGAATATGCGTCGATCCGCCAGGCGAAGGCGCAATTGCGCCAGGCGCGCTTCAACGCCGACCTGCAGCGCGATGCGGCGCGCGCCGCGGTCGTATCGAGCTTCAGCCAGCTGAAGACGGCGATCGGCTCGATCGCCGCGGGGCGTGTCGCGGCGAAGGCGGCGGAGGTGGCGCTGAAAGGCGTACGCGACGAGGCGCAATTGGGCCAGCGCACGACGCTCGACGTGCTCAACGCTCAGCAGGCGCTGCTCAATGCGCGCGTCGATTTGGTGACGGCGCAACGCGATCGCATCGTCGCCGCCTACGCCGCCCTGGCCGCGCTCGGCCGCCTATCAGCCGAACGGCTGCGGCTGGAGACGACGATCTATGACCCGGCCCCGCATCTCGAAGAGAGTCGTGGCAAATGGTTCGGGCTGGACGGTCCGGGAGAAAAATAG
- a CDS encoding DUF3060 domain-containing protein: MVSANSDGVWVGGSGTIVNGSNNTVTVFAGVDANIVGDANTIYAETGAKITLSTNGQNGSGDVVKMSNGSLVMSGGAKATLNGSNNSVAFEFGDALTLSGSSNKIVFGAGNDSVDDTGSSEIFVFEANFGQDQISGFDGSDRMQIDSSIFAD, encoded by the coding sequence GTGGTCTCCGCGAACTCCGACGGCGTCTGGGTGGGAGGATCTGGAACGATCGTCAACGGATCGAACAATACGGTCACCGTGTTTGCGGGAGTGGACGCGAACATTGTCGGCGACGCCAATACGATCTATGCTGAGACGGGAGCGAAAATCACGCTCTCGACGAACGGGCAGAACGGTTCCGGCGACGTCGTGAAAATGTCCAACGGCTCCCTCGTCATGAGCGGCGGCGCAAAGGCCACGCTCAACGGCTCGAACAATTCGGTCGCTTTCGAATTTGGCGACGCTCTAACGCTCTCCGGAAGTAGTAACAAAATTGTGTTCGGAGCCGGCAACGACTCCGTCGACGATACGGGCTCTTCGGAGATATTCGTTTTCGAAGCGAATTTCGGCCAGGATCAGATTTCTGGTTTCGACGGCAGCGATCGAATGCAGATCGACAGCTCGATCTTCGCCGACTGA
- a CDS encoding helix-turn-helix transcriptional regulator, whose protein sequence is MLAVQCKMARVALGIGVRELAELAQVAPATVSRLEAGEELKPRTVAAIRAALEAAGVIFVDENGEGPGVRLRKKQP, encoded by the coding sequence ATGTTAGCTGTTCAATGCAAGATGGCGCGCGTCGCCCTGGGAATTGGCGTGCGGGAGCTGGCAGAACTGGCGCAGGTCGCGCCGGCGACGGTTTCTCGTCTCGAGGCGGGAGAGGAACTAAAGCCCCGCACAGTCGCTGCGATCCGCGCTGCCCTCGAAGCGGCGGGCGTGATCTTCGTCGACGAGAATGGCGAGGGGCCGGGTGTGAGGCTACGGAAAAAACAGCCATGA
- a CDS encoding IS5 family transposase (programmed frameshift), with protein sequence MWTNEHRARYDRSKLRYPSDVTDAEWVLVGPLIPPAKRGGGKRTVEMRSIVNGLMYVLSTGCQWRAIPKDLPPKSTVHGYFDLWTYDGTLDRIHHALYVKCREAAGREASPTAAVIDSQSVKSAEKGASHIDLHGYDAGKKIKGKKRHILVDTIGLLLHALVHPADIQDHDGGVLVLRTMFGKFPFLQKLFADGGYQGPQFRDAQKKALPFVDIEIVKRSDAAKGFEVLPRRWGVERTFSWLGRCRRLAKDFENLNRKALAFLHLASIRLMLRRICKHA encoded by the exons ATGTGGACGAATGAACATCGCGCGCGCTACGATCGTAGCAAATTGCGCTACCCGAGCGACGTGACGGACGCGGAATGGGTGCTCGTCGGACCGCTGATCCCACCGGCGAAACGGGGCGGCGGGAAGCGCACGGTCGAGATGCGCTCGATCGTGAACGGCTTGATGTATGTGCTCTCGACCGGCTGCCAATGGCGCGCGATCCCCAAGGATTTGCCGCCCAAGAGCACGGTCCATGGCTATTTCGATCTTTGGACATACGACGGAACGCTCGATCGCATCCATCACGCTCTCTACGTGAAGTGTCGCGAAGCAGCAGGGCGCGAGGCCAGCCCAACAGCCGCGGTCATCGACAGCCAGAGCGTGAAGAGCGCAGAAAAAGGGGCGTCGCA CATCGATCTGCATGGCTACGATGCAGGAAAAAAGATCAAGGGCAAGAAGCGGCACATTCTCGTCGATACGATAGGCTTGCTGCTTCACGCGCTCGTTCATCCGGCCGACATTCAGGATCACGATGGCGGCGTTCTGGTCTTGCGCACGATGTTTGGAAAATTCCCGTTTCTGCAAAAGCTGTTTGCCGACGGCGGCTATCAGGGCCCGCAGTTCCGTGACGCCCAGAAGAAGGCCTTGCCGTTTGTCGACATCGAGATCGTCAAGCGCTCCGATGCGGCCAAAGGTTTCGAGGTGCTGCCTCGTCGATGGGGCGTCGAAAGAACCTTTTCTTGGCTCGGTCGCTGCCGAAGGCTGGCCAAGGACTTCGAAAACCTCAATCGCAAGGCGCTGGCGTTTCTTCACCTCGCCTCCATCCGCCTCATGCTCAGAAGGATTTGTAAGCACGCATGA
- a CDS encoding type II toxin-antitoxin system RelE/ParE family toxin: MARTAPISVVETTEFLSATGKLMSDEERALLVDYLAYNPTAGDLIPGTGGVRKLRWGLEGRGKRGGARVIYFHHDAGMPLFALTAFAKNERADLSQQDRNDFRQLTTLLVEAFKRRTP, translated from the coding sequence ATGGCTCGAACGGCTCCGATCAGCGTCGTCGAAACGACGGAGTTTCTGTCGGCGACCGGCAAGCTCATGAGCGACGAGGAACGGGCGCTTCTGGTGGATTATCTCGCCTACAATCCGACGGCCGGCGATCTGATCCCCGGAACGGGCGGCGTGCGGAAGCTGCGCTGGGGATTGGAAGGCCGCGGCAAGCGAGGCGGGGCGCGGGTGATCTATTTCCACCACGACGCCGGCATGCCGCTCTTCGCGCTGACGGCCTTCGCCAAGAATGAGCGGGCCGATTTGAGCCAGCAGGACCGCAATGACTTCCGGCAGCTTACGACGCTGCTGGTCGAGGCATTCAAGAGGAGAACGCCATGA
- a CDS encoding peptidase domain-containing ABC transporter, which yields MNEHPRPEAAAISVDGGLSALCGLAAYYRIVADPAHIRRELALRDGPVSSQDIVRAALLIGLKARIIANPDGNRIGALPVPSIVRMRDGSFHVLGGRLPSGNYRLVDPITRIDRELPLERLVEEMGGEAILVSRKLGGAGVDPQTFGFKWFLPSIWRYRRPLAHVIAASFVVQIFALVTPLFFQVVIDKVLSHKGYDTLFVLVGGLAVIGLFDVVLQYLRSYALSHTTNRIDVELGRRLFFHLFRLPMSYFETRSAGQTVARVRELETIRSFLTGQGLFSALDIFFTIVFIIVLFAYSWKLTMIVLISIPLYLLIAQLVRPALRELIKEKFNRGAESQQMLVEAIVGVQTIKAAAVEPTMQAQWEEKLAAYVSCSFDAGLVGAGGQSAIQYVSKLTSAALLLFGAKAVIDGELSVGELVAFNMISGQVAQPILRLSQIWQDFQQVQISIDRLGDILNMPTEPLNVAHGHLPRAKGAIELRNVAFRYRSGAPEVLKNVSLSIRPGEVVGVVGRSGSGKSTLTKLIQRFHLPEEGQVLVDGVDLSQVSPAWLRAQIGVVLQENLLFNRSIHDNIALSNPSMSRAQVMVVARLAGADEFVGKLPRGYDTVIEERGANLSGGQRQRIAIARALAMNPPILIFDEATSALDYESERVIQKNMFEIVKGRTVIIIAHRLQAVRPCNKIIGMHEGRIVEVGTHEELLAKNGVYAHLWALQNDLTRA from the coding sequence ATGAACGAACACCCTCGACCCGAGGCCGCCGCCATCAGTGTCGACGGCGGTCTTTCGGCGCTGTGCGGCCTCGCCGCCTATTACCGGATCGTCGCGGATCCGGCGCATATTCGCCGAGAACTGGCTTTGCGCGACGGGCCGGTGAGTTCTCAGGATATCGTGCGCGCGGCCCTTCTGATCGGCCTGAAGGCGCGCATCATCGCCAATCCCGACGGGAACCGCATCGGCGCATTGCCGGTTCCGTCGATCGTCCGAATGCGCGACGGTTCCTTCCATGTGCTCGGCGGACGGCTCCCCTCCGGCAACTATCGGCTCGTCGATCCCATCACGCGGATCGATCGCGAGCTGCCGCTCGAGCGCCTCGTCGAGGAGATGGGCGGTGAGGCGATCCTCGTCTCCCGCAAGCTCGGCGGCGCCGGCGTCGATCCGCAGACATTCGGCTTCAAATGGTTCCTGCCGTCGATCTGGCGCTACCGGCGCCCGCTCGCGCATGTGATCGCCGCCTCCTTCGTCGTGCAGATCTTCGCGCTCGTGACGCCGCTGTTCTTCCAGGTGGTGATCGACAAGGTGCTCAGCCATAAAGGCTACGACACGCTCTTCGTCCTCGTCGGCGGCCTCGCCGTCATCGGCCTGTTCGACGTCGTCCTGCAATATCTGCGCAGCTATGCGCTGTCGCATACGACCAACAGGATCGACGTCGAGCTCGGGCGACGGCTGTTCTTTCATCTCTTCCGCCTGCCGATGAGCTATTTCGAGACCCGCTCGGCCGGACAGACGGTGGCGCGCGTTCGCGAGCTCGAGACCATCCGCTCCTTCCTCACCGGACAAGGCCTGTTCTCGGCGCTCGATATCTTCTTCACCATCGTCTTCATCATCGTCCTCTTCGCCTATTCCTGGAAGCTGACGATGATCGTTCTGATCTCGATTCCGCTCTATCTGCTCATCGCGCAATTGGTTCGCCCGGCGCTTCGCGAGCTGATCAAGGAGAAGTTCAATCGCGGGGCCGAAAGCCAGCAGATGCTGGTCGAGGCGATCGTCGGCGTGCAGACCATCAAAGCCGCGGCCGTCGAGCCGACCATGCAGGCGCAATGGGAGGAGAAGCTCGCCGCCTATGTCTCCTGCTCCTTCGATGCCGGGCTCGTCGGCGCGGGCGGGCAGAGCGCGATTCAATATGTGAGCAAGCTGACCAGTGCGGCGCTGCTGCTGTTTGGCGCCAAGGCCGTGATAGACGGCGAGCTGTCGGTCGGAGAGCTGGTCGCCTTCAACATGATCTCGGGGCAGGTCGCCCAGCCGATCCTGCGGCTGTCGCAAATCTGGCAGGACTTCCAGCAGGTCCAGATCTCCATCGACCGGCTCGGCGACATTCTCAACATGCCGACCGAGCCGCTGAACGTCGCGCATGGCCATCTGCCGCGGGCCAAGGGCGCGATCGAGCTGCGCAATGTCGCCTTTCGCTACCGCTCGGGCGCGCCCGAGGTCCTGAAGAACGTCTCTCTGTCGATCCGGCCGGGCGAGGTCGTCGGCGTCGTCGGACGCTCGGGATCGGGAAAATCGACGCTCACCAAGCTCATTCAGCGCTTCCACCTGCCCGAGGAGGGGCAAGTGCTGGTCGATGGCGTCGATCTCTCGCAGGTGAGCCCGGCCTGGCTGCGCGCGCAGATCGGCGTCGTGCTGCAGGAAAATCTTCTGTTCAACCGTTCGATCCACGACAATATCGCCCTCTCCAACCCCTCCATGTCCCGCGCGCAGGTGATGGTCGTTGCGCGGCTCGCCGGCGCCGACGAGTTCGTTGGCAAGCTGCCGCGCGGCTATGACACGGTCATAGAGGAGCGCGGAGCCAATCTCTCGGGCGGCCAGCGGCAGCGCATCGCCATAGCCCGCGCGCTCGCCATGAATCCGCCGATCCTCATCTTCGACGAGGCGACCAGCGCGCTCGACTACGAGAGCGAGCGCGTGATCCAGAAGAACATGTTCGAGATCGTCAAAGGCCGCACCGTCATCATCATTGCTCATCGGCTTCAGGCGGTGCGTCCCTGCAACAAGATCATAGGCATGCACGAGGGGCGTATCGTCGAGGTCGGAACCCATGAAGAGCTGCTCGCGAAAAATGGCGTCTATGCGCATCTCTGGGCGCTGCAGAACGATCTGACGAGGGCGTGA
- a CDS encoding HlyD family type I secretion periplasmic adaptor subunit, with protein MTIWSRFADKQRDMVRRRMARSDQEFLPAALAILETPPSPIQIGLLWSICLLAVFAIVWSYFGEIDILATAQGKIQPSGRVKTVQPLEIGKVAAVHVENGRHVAVGDILVELDPTEAVADEASSKAALTAFRAEWLRRKIAIAAAERREVAQAQKIDWPDDIPIDTRGREQRVLDGDLSQLRSSAQTFEAQIIEKHAEEQRLGNTIAAQGLLVETLKKRVDMRAALVARKAIAPASLLDAQETLQNQQTALATQKGQLLEARANVEVLTKEREKAFESFIADNAQKFAEAGRQIDDLEQKASKAHARTGHMTLVSPIAGTVLGLSITSQHQVVSPGEELKRIVPDDAGLEIECYAENKDVGFIQAGQKAVIKIESFPFTRYGSLDGAVTRVARDAIPEPDAQAAEANPAKSQKTSYFGGAQRVQNLVFPVTVAPERRLMSVDGVDVPLSPGMSVSVEIRTGKRRILEYLFSPLVETASRALRER; from the coding sequence ATGACGATCTGGAGCCGCTTCGCCGACAAGCAGAGAGACATGGTTCGACGGCGCATGGCGCGCTCCGACCAGGAGTTCCTGCCGGCGGCGCTCGCCATTCTGGAGACGCCGCCTTCGCCGATCCAGATCGGTCTGTTGTGGAGCATCTGCCTGCTGGCGGTTTTCGCGATCGTCTGGAGCTATTTCGGCGAGATCGACATATTGGCGACGGCCCAGGGAAAAATCCAGCCGTCCGGCCGCGTGAAGACCGTGCAGCCTCTGGAGATCGGCAAGGTCGCCGCCGTTCACGTGGAGAACGGGCGGCATGTCGCGGTCGGGGACATTCTGGTCGAGCTCGATCCGACCGAGGCCGTGGCGGATGAGGCTTCGTCCAAGGCGGCGCTCACCGCCTTCCGGGCCGAATGGCTGCGGCGGAAAATCGCCATCGCCGCGGCGGAGCGGCGCGAGGTCGCGCAGGCGCAGAAGATCGACTGGCCGGACGATATTCCGATCGACACACGCGGACGCGAGCAGAGAGTCCTCGACGGAGATTTGTCGCAATTGCGATCCTCGGCGCAAACCTTCGAGGCTCAGATCATCGAGAAGCATGCCGAAGAACAGCGCCTCGGGAATACGATCGCCGCGCAGGGGCTCCTCGTCGAGACGCTGAAGAAGCGCGTGGACATGCGCGCCGCACTGGTCGCGCGCAAGGCGATCGCGCCGGCGAGCCTGCTCGACGCGCAGGAGACGCTCCAGAATCAGCAGACGGCGCTGGCGACGCAAAAGGGCCAGCTCCTCGAGGCGCGCGCCAATGTCGAGGTTCTGACGAAGGAGCGCGAGAAGGCCTTCGAGAGCTTCATCGCCGATAATGCGCAGAAATTCGCCGAGGCTGGGCGTCAGATCGACGATCTCGAGCAGAAGGCGTCGAAGGCCCATGCGAGGACCGGCCATATGACGCTCGTCAGCCCGATCGCAGGCACTGTCCTCGGACTCTCGATTACGTCGCAGCATCAGGTCGTCTCGCCGGGGGAGGAGCTCAAGCGCATCGTCCCGGACGACGCCGGCCTCGAGATCGAATGCTATGCGGAGAACAAGGACGTCGGCTTTATCCAGGCGGGTCAAAAGGCGGTGATCAAGATCGAGTCTTTTCCTTTCACTCGCTATGGATCTCTCGACGGCGCCGTCACCCGCGTGGCGCGTGACGCCATTCCTGAGCCGGACGCGCAGGCGGCCGAAGCCAATCCGGCCAAGTCGCAGAAGACGAGCTATTTCGGCGGCGCGCAGCGCGTGCAGAATCTGGTGTTTCCGGTGACGGTGGCACCCGAGAGGCGGCTCATGAGCGTGGATGGCGTGGACGTTCCCCTCTCGCCGGGGATGTCCGTGTCGGTCGAGATCAGGACCGGCAAGCGGCGGATTCTGGAATATTTGTTCTCGCCGCTGGTCGAGACCGCGTCGCGGGCATTGCGTGAGAGATGA
- a CDS encoding DUF3363 domain-containing protein encodes MRRLERYGLAAELETERWAISDRAEPMLKELGARNEAIETIRQALAGHGLADERGVAQYVCHEETGKEQIVGRVHHMEFADPTRIEEVGRGMIIEAAPAASGSRPADRNIAIVAEDDGVYRPSAHLERIRESFERQGKDPDAFVRFHVRRLEALRRAGHVERVDADHWRVPTDIVERGQSYDLAHGGDGLRVRTLSTFDLERQIASDGARWLDRELVADKQSPIVEAGFGRDVKNALHRRGERLVEMGLATDNGKSISIPRGAIATLERREVERVGRQMAAERGLSYSPSRPGEHVSGRLAGVANLASGRFAMIEDGLGFQLVPWQPVLEKRIGQYLSGVHRDGGGIEWDLGRKRGLGL; translated from the coding sequence GTGCGGCGTCTGGAACGCTACGGGCTCGCTGCCGAACTCGAGACGGAACGGTGGGCCATTTCCGACCGCGCCGAGCCGATGCTCAAAGAATTGGGAGCGCGAAACGAAGCGATCGAGACCATCCGTCAGGCGCTGGCCGGTCACGGTCTGGCGGACGAGCGCGGCGTCGCGCAATATGTTTGCCACGAGGAGACCGGAAAGGAACAGATCGTCGGCCGAGTCCATCATATGGAGTTCGCCGATCCGACCCGCATCGAGGAGGTCGGCCGAGGCATGATCATCGAAGCCGCGCCCGCCGCTTCCGGTTCGAGGCCCGCCGATCGTAACATCGCCATCGTCGCGGAGGACGACGGCGTCTACCGGCCGAGCGCTCATCTCGAACGCATCCGCGAGAGCTTCGAGCGGCAGGGCAAGGACCCGGACGCGTTCGTCCGTTTCCATGTCCGCCGGCTGGAAGCGCTGCGCCGGGCCGGGCATGTCGAACGCGTCGACGCGGATCACTGGCGCGTGCCGACGGATATCGTCGAGCGCGGCCAAAGTTATGATCTGGCCCATGGTGGCGACGGACTCCGTGTGCGCACGCTCTCGACCTTCGACCTCGAACGGCAGATCGCGAGCGACGGAGCGAGGTGGCTCGACCGCGAACTCGTCGCCGACAAGCAGAGTCCGATAGTAGAAGCAGGCTTCGGTCGCGACGTGAAGAACGCGCTCCACCGGCGCGGAGAGCGGTTGGTGGAAATGGGTCTCGCCACGGACAATGGAAAATCCATCTCCATCCCTCGCGGCGCCATCGCTACGTTGGAGCGGCGGGAGGTAGAACGTGTCGGCCGTCAGATGGCAGCCGAGCGCGGGCTGTCGTATTCGCCGAGCAGGCCAGGGGAACATGTGTCGGGGCGGTTGGCTGGCGTCGCCAATCTCGCCAGCGGGCGCTTCGCGATGATCGAGGATGGCCTCGGCTTCCAGCTCGTGCCCTGGCAACCCGTTCTCGAAAAGCGCATCGGCCAATATCTCAGCGGTGTCCACCGCGATGGTGGCGGAATCGAGTGGGACCTCGGCCGGAAGCGCGGGCTGGGGCTGTGA
- a CDS encoding DUF4214 domain-containing protein, with translation MTTTDARSVAADNSHAETVSRNNGNGSLRDQTITSVSADRRSTTINHDIDGNGANDQTETVQIQSNGSTIDTIANFKADGSVKNQRASTVSADGLSKETDFSELVTHWIWIGGSSFWPVESLDVVKAVTDVTVLNGDGSRVGTYTQYNGSTSGSIREQIVTTVSANGLSISKQWTGSNGGACINLASSDVTTYNSDGSTTRVVIDQSTDPGTMFLYGSNAPILIDRAVTTVDDSNLATTYQLDVNGDGTYDTTDVSTVTVDGAAADTRTVKNLDGSLRRKETTTVSWDGLRQNLARDANGDGAYEHFENSRQEASGASGSVVWETNSSGALKDRIVTLESANGLTALEAIDTNGDRSVDWSRSSVERLNADGSHTVTTSDFNSNGTLRARIVTTVSANVLSKTSQIDLNGLGSAIETETDLTTLNADGSVTREVADFYAGGALKGKSVLTTSANGKSATTTIDIDGDNVTDKTVSVTEGADGVKVSTVTFKDGSTATTTTSFDGLTATMNTSAGISQTRSELGDGTGSYNWSSKDSRGNTIGSSSHTVDENKIDTYVYSSSNASGTIRIESGALGQYLDLAERLYDSAFDRDMLVDEKELIGKYINSSTNALNSTQIANDLMNATEFSARYGSLSNLQFIERVFENALGRAPSVAELTGYLGQLNAGALSRADVMAQISESAEHVLVGNVHATTNNSVQSMASLASDHIVDQQLAKDLVTHVYQTALGRDPTATELSDGYQAIVGGGANEAGLANNIVSVQWVWWPYTSNPSTFDQTYGALSNADFVTRIYLNSLGRNPTATESSDWVSMLDNNSVSRGDMIYALAESAEHLAYIVSQAGQAIAASYQTLNFAENAIVHVTGGGNTINAGSGDVLTIGGNGAWAAGNVVNVSNGSASLLADSRMEVFGSRNVITAEARAAIWE, from the coding sequence TTGACGACGACGGATGCACGCAGCGTCGCGGCCGACAATAGCCATGCCGAGACCGTCAGCCGAAACAACGGCAATGGTTCCTTGCGCGACCAGACGATTACGTCAGTGAGCGCGGATCGACGCAGCACGACGATCAACCACGATATCGACGGCAATGGCGCAAACGATCAGACCGAGACCGTTCAGATTCAGTCGAATGGCTCCACGATCGATACGATCGCCAATTTCAAAGCAGACGGTTCGGTCAAAAACCAACGCGCGTCTACAGTGAGCGCCGACGGCTTGTCAAAAGAGACTGACTTCAGTGAGCTGGTGACCCACTGGATATGGATCGGGGGCAGTTCGTTCTGGCCGGTCGAGTCCCTCGACGTCGTGAAGGCCGTGACAGATGTCACAGTCCTGAACGGCGACGGCAGCAGGGTTGGAACCTATACCCAGTATAATGGCTCGACGTCCGGTAGCATTCGCGAGCAGATCGTCACGACCGTCAGCGCCAATGGCCTCTCCATCTCCAAACAATGGACGGGCTCCAACGGCGGCGCGTGCATCAACCTGGCGTCGAGCGACGTCACGACTTATAATTCGGACGGTTCGACGACACGGGTCGTGATCGATCAGTCGACCGATCCTGGGACGATGTTTTTGTACGGATCGAACGCGCCCATCCTGATCGACAGGGCCGTAACCACGGTCGACGACTCGAATTTGGCGACGACCTATCAGCTCGACGTCAATGGCGACGGGACCTACGATACGACTGACGTTTCGACAGTCACGGTCGACGGGGCTGCCGCGGACACGCGAACGGTCAAGAATCTCGACGGCTCGCTGCGTCGAAAGGAGACGACGACTGTCAGCTGGGACGGGCTGAGACAAAATCTGGCGCGCGACGCCAATGGCGACGGCGCTTATGAGCATTTCGAGAATAGTCGTCAGGAGGCGAGCGGCGCATCGGGCAGCGTCGTGTGGGAAACCAATTCCAGCGGCGCGCTGAAGGACAGAATCGTCACGCTCGAGAGCGCTAACGGCCTGACGGCGCTGGAGGCGATCGACACGAACGGCGATCGCTCCGTCGATTGGTCCCGATCGAGCGTCGAGCGTCTCAATGCGGACGGGAGCCATACCGTCACAACGTCGGATTTCAACTCGAATGGCACACTACGAGCCCGCATCGTCACGACGGTCAGCGCAAACGTCTTGTCGAAGACATCGCAGATCGATCTGAACGGTCTCGGTTCCGCCATCGAGACAGAGACCGACCTGACGACGTTGAATGCGGACGGCAGCGTGACGCGCGAGGTCGCTGATTTCTATGCAGGGGGAGCCCTGAAAGGAAAGTCGGTCCTCACCACGAGCGCCAACGGCAAGTCCGCGACCACGACGATCGATATCGACGGGGACAATGTCACAGATAAGACCGTCTCGGTGACAGAGGGCGCCGACGGCGTCAAGGTCTCCACGGTCACGTTCAAGGATGGGTCGACAGCGACGACGACGACGAGCTTCGACGGCCTGACCGCGACCATGAACACGTCGGCCGGCATTTCTCAGACCAGGTCGGAGCTCGGCGACGGAACCGGGAGCTACAATTGGAGCTCGAAAGACTCCCGTGGCAACACCATCGGCTCCTCGTCGCACACGGTCGATGAGAACAAGATCGACACCTATGTCTACTCGAGCTCGAACGCTTCTGGAACGATTCGCATCGAGTCCGGCGCTCTGGGACAATATCTCGATTTGGCGGAGCGCTTGTACGACTCCGCATTCGATCGCGACATGCTGGTCGACGAAAAGGAGCTGATCGGCAAATACATCAATTCGTCGACGAATGCGTTGAATTCGACGCAGATCGCGAATGATCTCATGAACGCGACCGAGTTTTCCGCGCGCTATGGTAGTCTGTCGAATCTGCAGTTCATCGAACGCGTGTTCGAAAATGCGCTCGGCCGCGCTCCTTCTGTCGCCGAGCTCACCGGCTATCTCGGGCAATTGAACGCGGGAGCGCTCAGCCGCGCCGACGTGATGGCTCAGATCTCCGAGAGCGCGGAGCATGTGCTTGTCGGAAACGTCCATGCGACGACGAACAATTCCGTTCAGTCGATGGCGTCCTTGGCGTCGGACCATATCGTCGATCAGCAGCTCGCCAAGGACCTAGTCACGCACGTATATCAAACGGCTCTCGGACGCGACCCGACCGCCACCGAACTTTCGGACGGCTATCAGGCGATCGTCGGCGGAGGCGCCAATGAGGCGGGACTGGCGAACAATATCGTCTCGGTTCAATGGGTGTGGTGGCCGTACACCTCGAATCCGAGCACTTTCGACCAGACCTATGGGGCCTTGTCGAACGCCGATTTCGTTACTCGGATCTATCTGAATTCCTTGGGACGAAACCCGACCGCGACGGAAAGCTCCGATTGGGTGTCGATGCTCGACAATAATAGCGTGAGCCGCGGCGACATGATCTATGCGCTCGCCGAAAGCGCCGAGCATCTGGCCTACATAGTATCCCAGGCAGGCCAAGCGATCGCCGCATCCTATCAGACGCTGAACTTCGCGGAGAACGCGATCGTTCATGTTACGGGAGGCGGAAATACCATCAACGCTGGGAGCGGCGATGTCCTGACGATCGGCGGCAATGGCGCATGGGCCGCCGGCAATGTCGTCAATGTATCGAATGGCTCTGCGAGCTTGCTCGCCGACTCCCGAATGGAGGTCTTTGGTTCACGCAACGTCATTACCGCGGAGGCGCGGGCAGCAATATGGGAATAG